A region of Vitis riparia cultivar Riparia Gloire de Montpellier isolate 1030 chromosome 1, EGFV_Vit.rip_1.0, whole genome shotgun sequence DNA encodes the following proteins:
- the LOC117920514 gene encoding uncharacterized protein LOC117920514, translated as MPKTRGGSASAPQSSHKAAPVRASLDVPPHLPDSAPQRRYHTRRAVATPVALTQIPARSPPTKKAKTSEPGESSRAARDSQSQPPSTRRPILTSSPIEGNFDCRARAFHVEAYFDHYVLRQQPELGDSYRLLEREVPPQPLPSIFAPSTSASSEPVPEAASSDAPPTVPPIPEPPITIPGAEYRDLVASFQTLTTTQTTIMERMDHLRLRQDQQTLILREIQQHLGLLPPAPPVSPMPSEPFAPTDDFDPADDATPVAVPSTVAAEDPSYPPEEPTT; from the exons atgcctaagacccgaggaggctCTGCCTCAGCTCCCCAAAGCAGTCATAAAGCTGCCCCTGTGCGGGCCTCGCTAGATGTACCCCCACATTTACCTGATTCTGCCCCCCAACGTAGATACCATACGAGGAGAGCAGTTGCCACGCCTGTAGCCCTTACTCAGATTCCAGCTAGGAGTCCTCCTACAAAGAAGGCCAAGACTTCAGAGCCAGGAGAGTCCTCCAGAGCAGCTCGAGATTCACAGTCTCAACCTCCTTCCACCAGACGCCCTATCCTCACCagctcgcccattgagggcaacttcGATTGCCGAGCGAGAGCATTCCATGTCGAGGCATATTTTGATCACTATGTTTTGCGACAGCAGCCTGAGTTGGGGGATTCAtaccgcctacttgagag GGAAGTTCCTCCACAGCCCTTACCATCTATATTTGCTCCGTCCACATCAGCTTCCTCGGAGCCCGTACCAGAGGCAGCATCGTCTGATGCCCCACCTACTGTTCCTCCTATCCcagagccgcccattactatccctggtgcagAGTATCGTGACTTGGTCGCTTCTTTCCAAACtctgaccactactcagacgACCATTATGGAGCGGATGGACCACCTCCGACTTCGgcaggaccagcagactctcattctccgtgagattcagcagcacctCGGTCTTTTGCCACCAGCTCCACCTGTTTCTCCTATGCCCTCAGAGCCTTTTGCTCCAACTGATGATTTTGATCCAGCTGATGATGCTACACCTGTAGCGGTaccttccacagttgcagcTGAGGACCCCTCatatccaccagaggagcctactacttga